A region of Pseudarthrobacter sp. NIBRBAC000502770 DNA encodes the following proteins:
- a CDS encoding DUF4192 family protein, with product MTASERLTVRGPEDILSFIPHSLGYWPASSLVAITLHGTRLGATLRLDLPGPGIQADPAGFAGAVRSYLESDQEADGSLLAIFTSDAMMAPPSAYHRLVLVVQSVLGRAGMPVRDAWFVGEKYWRDALCADPSCCPLPGRPVQQIRDSTLYTEMVYRGSSVGPAPAAGGGPAAAVPAIHLAAVLEAQAGWEEALGRRSGSRQQFNAVLDFWEMLLERNGSGPWIPDVERDAFLRATLLCHTWRDAVLVMAAAGRTAAAAGAVHFGVFEDPAGDGIDASVVPLPLLPPAAGARRKPRGGRAGAAAAGPAALRPRVPLPARGTGVRAESVPAGYGEVLMGMAPEVPDWEALEALDRVLGQLAALGGPAAAAALTLRGWVSWCRGRGSYSAAYLGQALELEPGYRLAELLQDLVGRGTLCGWAARKDAAWQKFREVPAGE from the coding sequence ATGACAGCTTCAGAACGATTAACAGTCCGCGGACCGGAAGATATTCTCAGTTTCATTCCACATTCCCTGGGGTACTGGCCTGCCTCCAGCCTGGTGGCCATCACCCTCCACGGCACCAGACTCGGCGCCACCCTGCGGCTCGACCTCCCGGGGCCGGGTATCCAAGCAGACCCCGCCGGTTTTGCCGGCGCCGTCCGGAGTTACCTGGAGTCCGACCAGGAAGCTGACGGCTCGTTGCTGGCCATCTTCACCAGCGACGCGATGATGGCTCCGCCATCGGCGTACCACCGCCTGGTCCTGGTGGTGCAGTCAGTCCTGGGGCGGGCCGGGATGCCCGTCCGGGACGCCTGGTTCGTGGGGGAGAAGTACTGGCGTGACGCACTGTGCGCCGATCCTTCATGCTGCCCGCTTCCGGGGCGCCCGGTGCAGCAGATCCGGGACAGCACGCTGTACACCGAAATGGTGTACAGGGGCAGCAGCGTCGGCCCGGCTCCGGCAGCAGGCGGCGGGCCGGCAGCGGCCGTCCCCGCCATCCACCTTGCAGCTGTCCTTGAGGCGCAGGCCGGCTGGGAGGAAGCGCTTGGCAGGCGCTCCGGGAGCAGGCAGCAGTTCAATGCCGTGCTCGACTTCTGGGAGATGCTGCTGGAGCGGAACGGGTCCGGGCCGTGGATCCCGGACGTTGAGCGGGACGCCTTCCTCAGGGCCACCCTGCTCTGCCACACCTGGCGTGATGCCGTGCTGGTGATGGCAGCCGCCGGCAGGACCGCCGCGGCGGCCGGGGCCGTCCACTTTGGTGTCTTCGAGGACCCGGCCGGCGACGGCATTGACGCCTCCGTGGTGCCGTTGCCGCTGTTGCCGCCGGCAGCAGGTGCGCGCCGGAAGCCGAGGGGAGGCCGGGCAGGGGCCGCTGCGGCAGGGCCCGCGGCGCTCCGTCCACGGGTGCCGCTTCCCGCGCGGGGAACAGGGGTACGCGCCGAATCCGTTCCCGCAGGCTACGGAGAGGTCCTCATGGGCATGGCACCCGAGGTTCCCGATTGGGAGGCCCTGGAAGCATTGGACCGGGTCCTTGGGCAGTTGGCTGCCTTGGGCGGGCCTGCGGCCGCGGCAGCCCTGACGCTTCGGGGCTGGGTCTCGTGGTGCCGGGGCCGCGGCTCGTACTCGGCTGCCTACCTGGGGCAGGCCCTTGAGCTTGAGCCGGGCTACCGGCTGGCGGAACTTCTGCAGGACCTCGTGGGCAGGGGAACCCTTTGCGGCTGGGCTGCGCGGAAAGACGCGGCCTGGCAGAAGTTCCGGGAGGTCCCGGCCGGGGAGTGA
- a CDS encoding RNA polymerase sigma factor produces MTPSSTKKDSAAQDVLSPEEKQAATNAKRAATRAANKASAGEAAADGKREPKKRGPKPGAKAAAAAAGKSAGDTDPDEVEEVEEDLDDIVIDGTEAPEDADADPVKGAAGSGKGFVYSDADDDDAPVQQVMSAGATADPVKDYLKQIGKVALLNAEQEVDLALRIEAGLFAEEKIAADDGSMDPKYKRELEFIIHDGKRAKNHLLEANLRLVVSLAKRYTGRGMLFLDLIQEGNLGLIRAVEKFDYTKGFKFSTYATWWIRQAITRAMADQARTIRIPVHMVEVINKLARVQRQMLQDLGREPTPEELALELDMTPEKVVEVQKYGREPISLHTPLGEDGDSEFGDLIEDSEAVVPADAVSFTLLQEQLHSVLDTLSEREAGVVAMRFGLTDGQPKTLDEIGKVYGVTRERIRQIESKTMSKLRHPSRSQVLRDYLD; encoded by the coding sequence GTGACCCCGTCTTCCACGAAGAAGGATTCCGCCGCCCAGGATGTCTTGTCCCCTGAGGAGAAGCAGGCCGCGACCAATGCCAAACGGGCAGCCACACGTGCTGCCAACAAGGCTTCGGCAGGCGAGGCTGCAGCGGACGGCAAGCGCGAGCCCAAGAAGCGTGGGCCCAAGCCCGGCGCCAAGGCTGCAGCAGCGGCCGCGGGAAAGTCCGCCGGTGACACCGACCCGGATGAGGTCGAAGAAGTCGAGGAAGACCTCGACGACATCGTCATCGACGGTACCGAGGCCCCCGAGGACGCCGACGCTGATCCCGTCAAGGGTGCAGCCGGCAGTGGCAAGGGCTTTGTCTACTCCGACGCGGACGACGACGACGCCCCGGTGCAGCAGGTCATGTCTGCCGGTGCCACGGCCGACCCCGTCAAGGACTACCTGAAGCAGATCGGCAAGGTGGCACTGCTCAACGCGGAGCAGGAAGTGGACCTGGCACTGCGGATCGAAGCCGGGCTGTTCGCAGAGGAGAAGATCGCCGCGGACGACGGATCCATGGACCCGAAGTACAAGCGCGAACTCGAATTCATCATCCACGACGGCAAGCGCGCCAAGAACCACCTGCTCGAGGCCAACCTCCGCCTGGTGGTCTCGCTCGCCAAGCGCTACACCGGCCGCGGCATGCTGTTCCTGGACCTCATCCAGGAAGGCAACCTGGGCCTGATCCGCGCTGTCGAAAAGTTCGACTACACCAAGGGCTTCAAGTTCTCCACGTACGCCACGTGGTGGATCCGCCAGGCCATCACCCGCGCCATGGCGGACCAGGCCCGCACCATCCGTATTCCGGTCCACATGGTCGAGGTCATCAACAAGCTCGCCCGTGTGCAGCGCCAGATGCTGCAGGACCTGGGCCGAGAACCCACGCCCGAAGAACTGGCACTGGAACTGGACATGACCCCTGAAAAGGTTGTCGAAGTCCAGAAGTACGGCCGTGAACCGATCTCGCTGCACACCCCGCTGGGCGAGGATGGCGACTCCGAGTTCGGCGACCTGATCGAGGACTCCGAGGCCGTTGTCCCCGCCGACGCCGTGAGCTTCACCCTCCTGCAGGAGCAGCTGCACTCGGTGCTGGACACTCTCTCCGAGCGCGAGGCCGGCGTGGTTGCCATGCGCTTCGGCCTGACCGACGGACAGCCGAAGACTTTAGACGAAATCGGAAAGGTCTACGGCGTGACCCGCGAGCGGATCCGCCAGATCGAATCGAAGACCATGTCCAAGCTGCGGCACCCCTCCAGGTCGCAGGTGCTGCGGGACTACCTGGACTAA
- a CDS encoding type IIA DNA topoisomerase subunit B has product MAPSSEYTARHLSVLEGLEAVRKRPGMYIGSTDSRGLMHCLWEIIDNSVDEALAGFGHDIRIILHADNSVEIHDDGRGIPIDKEPKTGLTGVEVVFTKLHAGGKFGGGSYTASGGLHGVGASVVNALSSRLDVEVDRGGKTYRMSFRRGEPGRFKDTGSRLDPAAPFTPFVNDSVLDVVGKAKRGVTGTRIRYWADRQIFTPDAKFSYDDLVARARQTSFLVPGLKLTVRDERRVPGTPGEAGPFEEVFHHDGGISEFVEFLAADPAVTDVWRLHGSGKFKETVPVLDERGHSQLAEVERDCEVDVALRWGIGYDSSVRSFVNIIATPKGGTHQSGFEQALIKTFRKAVEANARKLKAGNDKIEKDDIFAGLTAVLTVRLAEPQFEGQTKEILGTSAVRAIVAKVVEREISAKLSSSNRNDKAQSALLLEKIVNEMKSRISARVHKETQRRKNALETSSMPTKLADCRTDDVGRSELFIVEGDSALGTAKLARSSDFQALLPIRGKILNVQKASVGDMLSNAECAALIQVVGAGSGRSFDISAARYGKVILMTDADVDGAHIRTLLLTLFFRYMRPMILEGRVFAAVPPLHRVEVINAGQKANEMIYTYSEAELHVLLARLAKEGKRYKEPIQRYKGLGEMDAEQLAETTMDPRHRTLRKVGIENAQQAEEIFDLLMGSDVSPRKDFIIAGASSLDRERIDA; this is encoded by the coding sequence GTGGCACCAAGCTCTGAGTACACCGCCCGGCACCTTTCCGTCCTGGAAGGCCTCGAAGCCGTCCGCAAGCGCCCGGGCATGTACATCGGCTCCACCGACTCGCGCGGCCTCATGCACTGCCTCTGGGAAATCATCGACAACTCCGTGGACGAGGCCCTGGCCGGGTTCGGCCACGACATCCGGATCATCCTGCACGCGGACAACTCCGTGGAAATCCACGACGACGGCCGCGGCATCCCCATCGACAAGGAGCCAAAGACGGGGCTCACCGGCGTCGAAGTGGTGTTCACCAAGCTGCACGCCGGTGGCAAGTTCGGCGGCGGGTCCTACACGGCCTCCGGCGGCCTGCACGGTGTGGGCGCATCGGTGGTCAACGCCTTGTCCTCGCGCCTGGACGTCGAGGTGGACCGGGGTGGCAAGACCTACAGGATGTCCTTCCGCCGCGGTGAGCCCGGCCGCTTCAAGGACACCGGGTCCCGCCTGGATCCGGCAGCTCCGTTCACGCCGTTCGTCAACGACTCCGTGCTGGACGTGGTGGGCAAGGCCAAGCGCGGCGTGACCGGAACCCGGATCCGCTACTGGGCTGACCGGCAGATCTTCACCCCCGATGCCAAGTTCTCTTACGATGACCTGGTTGCCCGCGCACGCCAGACCTCGTTCCTGGTGCCCGGCCTCAAGCTGACCGTCCGGGACGAGCGCAGGGTCCCCGGGACCCCCGGTGAAGCAGGTCCCTTCGAAGAGGTTTTCCACCACGACGGCGGCATCTCCGAGTTCGTCGAGTTCCTTGCAGCCGATCCGGCCGTCACGGACGTTTGGCGGCTTCACGGTTCCGGAAAGTTCAAGGAGACGGTCCCGGTCCTTGATGAGCGCGGACACAGCCAGCTGGCCGAGGTCGAGCGCGACTGCGAGGTGGACGTGGCGCTCCGCTGGGGGATCGGCTACGACAGCTCCGTGCGGAGCTTCGTGAACATCATCGCCACCCCGAAGGGCGGCACCCACCAGTCCGGGTTCGAACAGGCCCTGATCAAGACCTTCCGGAAAGCCGTGGAGGCCAACGCCCGGAAGCTCAAGGCCGGCAACGACAAGATTGAAAAGGACGACATCTTCGCCGGCCTGACGGCCGTGCTGACCGTCCGGCTCGCCGAACCGCAGTTCGAAGGCCAGACCAAGGAAATCCTGGGAACCAGCGCCGTCCGCGCCATCGTGGCCAAGGTGGTGGAGCGCGAAATCTCCGCCAAGCTGTCCTCCAGCAACCGGAACGACAAAGCCCAGTCGGCGCTGCTGCTGGAGAAGATCGTCAACGAGATGAAGTCCCGCATCTCGGCGCGCGTGCACAAGGAGACCCAGCGGCGCAAGAACGCGCTGGAAACTTCCTCCATGCCCACCAAGCTTGCCGATTGCCGGACGGACGACGTCGGGCGTTCCGAACTGTTCATCGTGGAAGGTGACTCCGCGCTGGGCACGGCCAAGCTGGCCCGTTCCTCGGACTTCCAGGCGCTGCTGCCCATCCGCGGCAAGATCCTGAACGTCCAGAAGGCCTCGGTGGGGGACATGCTCTCCAACGCCGAGTGTGCCGCCCTGATCCAGGTGGTCGGGGCAGGTTCCGGCCGCAGCTTCGACATCAGCGCCGCCCGCTACGGCAAGGTGATCCTCATGACCGACGCCGACGTGGACGGCGCCCACATCCGGACACTGCTCCTGACCCTGTTCTTCCGCTATATGCGTCCCATGATCCTTGAGGGCCGGGTGTTCGCCGCCGTGCCGCCGCTGCACCGGGTGGAGGTCATCAACGCCGGCCAGAAGGCCAACGAGATGATCTATACCTACTCCGAGGCCGAGCTCCACGTGCTGCTGGCCCGCCTGGCGAAGGAGGGCAAGCGGTACAAGGAGCCGATCCAGCGGTACAAGGGCCTGGGGGAGATGGACGCCGAGCAGTTGGCCGAGACCACCATGGATCCGCGGCACCGCACCCTTCGCAAGGTGGGGATCGAGAATGCGCAGCAGGCTGAGGAGATTTTCGACCTGCTGATGGGCTCGGACGTGTCCCCGCGCAAGGACTTCATCATTGCCGGCGCCTCCAGCCTGGACCGGGAGCGTATCGACGCCTGA
- a CDS encoding M56 family metallopeptidase, whose translation MFWASYLLAVLAISLAWPVPILLSRAQWPARSPFTAMLLWQAIALAGGLSMIGAMLVYGLEPVGDNLIAGLRALAGMVLFNAPTTALGFWHIFALSAAALLTAHLVFTLLLTYYKIQRQRRRHRELLAILASPSGQDAGTLVISHDSPVAYCLPGGARSVTVLSDGLMAALEPAELRAVLIHENAHLSQRHHLLLWAFAAWRQALPWLPTTRLAQESVNSLIEMLADDVALRTESKATLIKAIAIVASGSAGNAGGGDIRPSSPSLALSGLEAASGGPGSDAVRTAASRVSRLLTPQPQLPAAVRSAVLAGCILLLALPTALLVVPGLLG comes from the coding sequence ATGTTCTGGGCCTCATACCTGCTGGCGGTCCTTGCGATAAGCCTGGCGTGGCCGGTGCCAATCCTCCTGTCACGGGCACAATGGCCGGCCAGGTCGCCCTTCACGGCCATGCTGCTGTGGCAGGCGATCGCACTCGCAGGTGGTCTCTCCATGATCGGCGCCATGCTGGTCTACGGCCTGGAACCTGTGGGTGACAACCTCATCGCAGGGCTGCGCGCCCTTGCCGGCATGGTGCTCTTCAATGCCCCCACCACGGCGCTGGGGTTCTGGCATATCTTTGCCCTCTCCGCTGCCGCCCTGCTCACGGCCCACTTGGTCTTCACCCTGTTGCTGACGTACTACAAGATCCAGCGGCAGCGGCGCCGGCACCGCGAACTGCTCGCCATCCTGGCTTCCCCGTCAGGCCAGGACGCCGGCACGCTGGTCATCAGCCACGATTCCCCCGTTGCCTACTGCCTTCCGGGAGGCGCCCGCTCGGTCACCGTACTGTCGGATGGCCTGATGGCTGCCCTTGAACCGGCTGAGCTTCGTGCCGTCCTCATCCACGAGAACGCCCACCTGAGCCAGCGGCACCACCTGCTCCTGTGGGCCTTCGCGGCCTGGCGGCAGGCCCTCCCCTGGCTGCCCACCACCCGGCTTGCGCAGGAGTCGGTGAATTCGCTGATCGAGATGCTGGCCGACGACGTCGCCCTTCGGACGGAAAGCAAGGCGACGCTCATCAAGGCCATCGCCATTGTGGCCAGCGGTTCGGCGGGCAACGCCGGCGGCGGCGACATCCGGCCGTCGTCCCCTAGCCTTGCCCTTTCGGGCCTTGAGGCGGCATCGGGCGGCCCGGGCTCGGATGCGGTCCGGACGGCTGCCTCCCGGGTCAGCCGGCTCCTGACGCCGCAGCCCCAGCTTCCTGCCGCTGTCCGCAGCGCCGTCCTGGCCGGCTGCATCCTCCTGCTGGCGCTGCCTACCGCCCTGCTGGTGGTACCCGGACTGCTCGGCTGA
- a CDS encoding BlaI/MecI/CopY family transcriptional regulator: MASLGELERAVMDLLWAGQEAATANTLRDQLARTSAAQGGPGHEGKELAVTTVLTVLSRLEKKGLVERERGTRPHRYQAVSSRADHTAELMHEVLGSAPDREAVLARFIGSVSEGEAETLRKLLGHL; the protein is encoded by the coding sequence ATGGCTAGTCTTGGTGAACTGGAACGGGCAGTGATGGACCTGCTCTGGGCGGGCCAGGAAGCGGCTACGGCCAATACCCTGAGGGATCAGTTGGCGCGCACGTCGGCGGCGCAGGGCGGCCCCGGCCACGAAGGCAAGGAACTCGCCGTCACCACGGTGCTTACCGTACTTTCCCGCCTGGAAAAGAAGGGCCTGGTCGAACGCGAACGCGGCACCCGCCCGCACCGGTACCAGGCAGTGTCCAGCCGTGCAGACCACACCGCCGAACTCATGCATGAGGTCCTTGGGTCGGCCCCGGACCGCGAGGCAGTGCTGGCCCGCTTCATCGGGTCTGTCTCCGAAGGTGAAGCCGAAACGCTGCGCAAACTGCTGGGTCATCTCTAG
- a CDS encoding cytochrome ubiquinol oxidase subunit I, which produces MDALEIARWQFGITTVYHFMMVPLTIGLGLVVAVIQTAWYRTGKPEYLRMTKFWGKLFLINFIMGVATGIVQEFQFGMAWSEYSRFVGDVFGAPLALEALLAFFVESTFLGLWIFGWKQLKPAIHLACLWVAVIGSALSAYFIIVANSWMQHPVGVEMINGRPVMTDAWAVFTNNTALVAVPHTLFGALAVAGGFLLGIAWYHLWRRRHDGVDTVGADGRIIPGEDASISGRDRADYKVWIRSLRIGAVVAMISFAGTAVTGDLQGKLMFQQQPMKMAAAEAACHDGTGFSVLSVGNVGSKNCDDVVAVIEVPGILSFLAKGDFTTEVKGVNSLLPEYKEKYGTTLPDNPIYGDRAGQEIQYVPVMEVTYWGFRMMIGFGGLAALAALVALWITRKGTVPESRWLMRLAVFGILAPFGANAAGWIFTEMGRQPFVVAPNPDPSGIDQVFMFTAAAVSPGVSAGELIASLVALTAVYAVLLVVEVKLLVKYIRGGVVSAMPELGHAPVDEDETPGPGGGPKPADDVLAFAY; this is translated from the coding sequence ATGGACGCCTTGGAAATCGCACGCTGGCAATTCGGCATCACCACCGTCTACCACTTCATGATGGTGCCGCTGACCATCGGCCTGGGCCTGGTGGTCGCCGTGATCCAGACGGCCTGGTACCGCACCGGCAAGCCGGAGTACCTGCGCATGACCAAATTCTGGGGAAAGCTTTTCCTCATCAACTTCATCATGGGCGTTGCCACCGGCATTGTGCAGGAGTTCCAGTTCGGCATGGCCTGGAGCGAGTACAGCCGCTTCGTCGGTGACGTCTTCGGCGCCCCGCTGGCCCTCGAGGCCCTCCTGGCCTTCTTCGTCGAGTCCACCTTCCTGGGCCTGTGGATCTTCGGGTGGAAGCAGCTCAAGCCCGCCATCCACCTTGCCTGCCTCTGGGTGGCCGTCATCGGCTCGGCGCTGTCCGCCTACTTCATCATCGTGGCCAACAGCTGGATGCAGCACCCGGTGGGCGTGGAAATGATCAACGGCCGGCCCGTCATGACCGACGCCTGGGCCGTGTTCACCAACAACACCGCCCTGGTTGCCGTACCGCACACCCTGTTCGGCGCCCTCGCCGTGGCGGGCGGCTTCCTCCTGGGCATCGCCTGGTACCACCTGTGGCGGAGGCGGCACGACGGCGTCGACACCGTAGGCGCCGACGGCCGGATCATCCCCGGCGAAGACGCCAGCATTTCCGGCCGCGACCGGGCCGACTACAAGGTGTGGATCCGGTCCCTGCGCATCGGTGCAGTGGTGGCCATGATCTCCTTTGCCGGCACCGCCGTCACCGGTGACCTGCAGGGCAAGCTCATGTTCCAGCAGCAGCCCATGAAAATGGCCGCAGCAGAGGCCGCGTGCCACGACGGCACCGGCTTCTCCGTCCTGAGCGTCGGCAACGTGGGCTCGAAGAACTGCGACGACGTCGTGGCAGTGATCGAGGTCCCCGGCATCCTTTCCTTCCTGGCCAAGGGTGACTTCACCACCGAGGTGAAGGGCGTCAACAGCCTGCTGCCCGAGTACAAGGAAAAGTACGGAACCACGCTCCCGGACAACCCGATCTACGGGGACCGCGCCGGCCAGGAGATCCAGTACGTACCCGTCATGGAAGTCACCTACTGGGGCTTCCGGATGATGATCGGCTTCGGCGGCCTCGCGGCGCTGGCTGCGCTGGTGGCTCTCTGGATAACCCGCAAGGGGACGGTACCGGAATCCCGGTGGCTGATGCGCCTGGCAGTGTTTGGCATCCTTGCACCCTTCGGTGCCAACGCCGCCGGCTGGATCTTCACCGAGATGGGCCGCCAGCCGTTCGTCGTGGCACCCAATCCCGACCCGAGCGGCATCGACCAGGTGTTCATGTTCACCGCCGCCGCCGTATCACCCGGTGTGTCCGCAGGGGAGCTGATCGCCTCGCTGGTGGCCCTGACCGCCGTCTACGCCGTCCTGCTGGTGGTGGAAGTAAAACTGCTGGTCAAGTACATCCGCGGCGGCGTGGTCTCCGCTATGCCGGAACTCGGCCACGCTCCGGTGGACGAGGATGAAACCCCGGGCCCCGGCGGCGGCCCCAAGCCCGCCGACGACGTCCTGGCCTTCGCCTACTAG
- the cydB gene encoding cytochrome d ubiquinol oxidase subunit II translates to MELLPTIWFIAIAVLWTGYLFLEGFDLGVGMLMKLFARNNTERRVLLNTIGPVWDGNEVWLLTAGGATFAAFPLWYASLFSALYLPLLVVLLALIFRAVAFEYRGKVDTDSWRNRWDWAIALGSFFAAFGVGAALALTTTGLPLNANGDREGGPMAWFSGYALLGGAAVVGFSLLHALAFLALKTDGDVRHRARQWFVRLLPVLLLPIAAWALAIQFMDGKPWTWAAVVLAVAAAITAWLLARKGAEGRAFLALGGFLVLGTASIFGAVFPVVLPSTLDSAFDLTVSNASSSDYTLGLMSIVAAFGLPLVIAYQAWTYWVFRRRVSTAHIPEAHSFLPAVAARAFTTKG, encoded by the coding sequence ATGGAACTGCTGCCCACCATCTGGTTCATCGCCATTGCGGTGCTGTGGACCGGCTACCTCTTCCTCGAAGGTTTCGACCTGGGCGTAGGGATGCTGATGAAGCTCTTCGCCCGCAACAACACCGAACGCCGCGTTCTCCTGAACACCATTGGGCCCGTCTGGGACGGCAACGAGGTGTGGCTGCTGACTGCCGGCGGCGCCACCTTCGCGGCCTTTCCGCTTTGGTACGCGTCCTTGTTCTCCGCGCTCTACCTCCCCCTCCTGGTGGTCCTGCTCGCCCTGATCTTCCGCGCGGTGGCGTTCGAGTACCGCGGCAAGGTGGACACCGACAGCTGGCGGAACCGCTGGGACTGGGCCATCGCGCTGGGTTCCTTCTTCGCCGCATTCGGCGTCGGCGCCGCCTTGGCCCTTACCACCACCGGGCTGCCGCTGAACGCCAACGGTGACCGCGAAGGCGGCCCCATGGCCTGGTTCAGCGGGTACGCCCTCCTTGGCGGCGCGGCAGTGGTGGGCTTCTCGCTCCTCCATGCGCTGGCATTCCTGGCACTGAAGACGGACGGGGATGTCCGGCACCGTGCCCGCCAGTGGTTCGTGCGGCTCCTGCCGGTCCTGCTGCTGCCCATCGCCGCATGGGCGCTGGCCATCCAGTTCATGGACGGGAAGCCCTGGACCTGGGCCGCCGTCGTCCTGGCCGTCGCCGCCGCCATCACTGCCTGGCTGCTGGCCCGGAAGGGCGCTGAAGGCAGGGCCTTCCTGGCCCTCGGCGGCTTCCTGGTGCTGGGCACGGCATCCATCTTTGGTGCGGTCTTCCCCGTGGTGCTGCCCTCCACGCTGGACAGCGCCTTCGACCTCACTGTCTCCAACGCATCCTCCTCGGACTACACGCTGGGGCTGATGAGCATCGTGGCGGCATTCGGCCTTCCCCTGGTGATTGCGTACCAGGCATGGACCTACTGGGTGTTCCGCCGCCGGGTAAGCACCGCGCACATCCCGGAAGCCCACAGCTTCCTCCCGGCGGTCGCTGCCAGGGCCTTCACCACCAAGGGCTGA